The DNA segment TCAAGCGCTACACGCTCCACCACTCGTTCCTTGAGGACGGTGAGGTCGGCGGAGAACGCTCGCTTGAACGCGGCGAGCGCCGCCGGACCGGCCGTTGACCCCCAAGCGCGAGAGCACTCGCGGCCGGGCCCCGCACGCGGCCGGCCGCCTACTCCGGCTGCGTCGCGATCTGGATCAGATTGCCGCAGGTGTCGTCGAAGACGGCGGTGGTGACGGGGCCCATCTCCAGGGGTTCCTGGGTGAAGACGACGCCGAGGCCGCGCAGCCGCTCGTACTCCGCCTGTACGTCGTCGACGGCGAACTGGTGGATCGGGACGCCGTCCGTGACGAGCGCGTCGCGGTAGGGCTTGACGGCCGGGTGGCCGGCGGGCTCCAGGAGGAGTTCGGTGCCGCCGGGCTCGGCGGCCGAGACGACGGTCAGCCACCGGTCCTCCCCGCCCACCGGGACGTCGTGCTTCTTCACGAAGCCGAGGATCTCGGTGTAGAAGCGCAGGGCCTTGGCCTGGTCGTCGACGAAGACGCTGGTCAGATGGATCTTCATGGGGTGCTCTCTTCCGGTCCGGACGTGTCGGGCAGGGGCCATCGCTCGGCGATCTGCCGCAGCGGGGCTGTACTGAGGTCGTGGAACTTGTAGCGGCCCTCCCGCCTGGTCTCGACGAGTCCGGCGGCCTCCAGTACGGCGAGGTGCTGGGAGATCCCCTGGCGCGAGATCCCGAGTCCATGCTTCATGCTCAGCCGCGAGCAGATCTCGAACAGTGTCTGCCCGGACTTCTCCGCGAGCTCGTCGAGGATGATGCGGCGGGTGGAGTCGGCCAGGGCTTTGAAAAGGTCGTCGGCCACCTCCACAGGATAGGCAAGTCATTACTTGCCTATCAAGCCAAGGGCGAGGGCGCGCCGGCCCGAACCGGCCGCGCCAGTGTCATGGCACACTTTTGCAAGCGCCTGCTTGCAAAAGTTAGCGACATGGGTGCAGAGTCGTCCTATGGCATCACTCAACGTCGGCAATCTCGGGGAGTACCTGCGCGAGCAGCGGCGCACCGCGCAGCTCTCCCTGCGCCAGCTTGCCGACGCGGCCGGGGTGTCGAATCCGTATCTGAGTCAGATCGAGCGCGGCCTGCGCAAGCCCAGCGCGGACATTCTCCAGCAGCTGGCGAAGGCGCTCCGGATCTCCGCGGAGACCCTGTACGTCCAGGCCGGGATCCTTGATGAGCGGGAGCGGGACGAGCTGGAGACGCGCGCCGTCATTCTGGCCGACCCCTCCATATCCGAGCGCCAGAAGCAGGTGCTGCTCCAGATCTACGAGTCCTTCCGCAAGGAGAACGGGCTCGAACCGGATGCGCCCCGCACGGCGGACACCGGCAAAGAAGTACGCGACGTACGCGATGTACGCGACGACCACGAACAGAACTGATCCGGGAGGACCACAGTCATGGCCATCACCGATGACCTGCGCAAGACCCTCACCGACCCGACCCCCCTCTACTTCGCGGCCGGTACGGCCGACCTCGCCGTGCAGCAGGCCAGGAAGGTGCCCGCGCTGCTGGAGAAGTTCCAGGCCGAGGCGCCCGCCCGTATCGACGCGGTGCGCAACACCGACCCCAAGGACGTCCAGGACCGCGTGACCACGCAGGCCAAGGAGGCCCAGGCCACCGTCACCGCGAAGGTCAGCGAGGTGATCGGGGCGTTCGACACCGACCTGAAGAAGCTCGGTGAGACCGCCCAGGACCTGGCGCTGCGCAGCGTGGGCGTGGCCGCGGAGTACGCGGTCCGGGCCCGTGAGACGTACGAGAAGGTCGCCGAGCGCGGTGAGCAGTCCGTACGCCAGTGGAGGGGCGAGGCCGCCGACGACATCGTCGTGTTCGGCACGGTCGTCGAGCCGGACG comes from the Streptomyces sp. NBC_01471 genome and includes:
- a CDS encoding VOC family protein; this encodes MKIHLTSVFVDDQAKALRFYTEILGFVKKHDVPVGGEDRWLTVVSAAEPGGTELLLEPAGHPAVKPYRDALVTDGVPIHQFAVDDVQAEYERLRGLGVVFTQEPLEMGPVTTAVFDDTCGNLIQIATQPE
- a CDS encoding metalloregulator ArsR/SmtB family transcription factor, with protein sequence MADDLFKALADSTRRIILDELAEKSGQTLFEICSRLSMKHGLGISRQGISQHLAVLEAAGLVETRREGRYKFHDLSTAPLRQIAERWPLPDTSGPEESTP
- a CDS encoding helix-turn-helix transcriptional regulator, whose amino-acid sequence is MASLNVGNLGEYLREQRRTAQLSLRQLADAAGVSNPYLSQIERGLRKPSADILQQLAKALRISAETLYVQAGILDERERDELETRAVILADPSISERQKQVLLQIYESFRKENGLEPDAPRTADTGKEVRDVRDVRDDHEQN